One region of Ardenticatenales bacterium genomic DNA includes:
- a CDS encoding cytochrome C has translation MKEEMTMSGRKTVWGSLLLTVALFAFTGMITASSPPDGVLLTPTEQLGEFLFFDTNLSTPPGQSCATCHSPEAGWTGPDSVINAGGAVYPGAVHTRFGNRKPPTAAYGGESPILFYDEAEELFIGGMFWDGRATGWTLGDPLAEQAQGPFLNALEQNNPNPRLVCIKVQFSSYASLFEEVWGPGSLNCVSDVAGTYERIARSISAFEQSPAVNPYSSKYDYYLAGMAELTPQELWGLELFEGEAMCSACHPSAVGPDGEPPLFTDFTYDNLGVPKNPMNPFYGMPAKWNPDGDEWIDQGLGGFLARTPEYANLATDNYGKQKVPTLRNVDLRPYEDFAKSYGHNGYFKSLEEIVHFYNTRDVMPTCDTLENPEPGVNCWPAPEVMENVNSDELGDLGLSSDEEAAIVAFLRTLSDGFLP, from the coding sequence ATGAAGGAGGAAATGACGATGTCTGGCAGAAAAACCGTATGGGGCTCACTGTTGTTAACAGTGGCCCTTTTTGCTTTTACCGGCATGATTACCGCCAGTTCGCCGCCGGATGGGGTTTTGTTAACGCCCACCGAGCAACTGGGAGAGTTTTTGTTTTTTGACACAAATCTATCAACGCCGCCCGGACAGTCCTGCGCAACCTGCCATAGTCCGGAAGCGGGATGGACCGGGCCGGATTCAGTTATCAATGCCGGAGGGGCGGTCTATCCAGGGGCTGTCCACACCCGTTTTGGCAATCGTAAACCGCCGACGGCGGCGTACGGCGGCGAAAGTCCGATCCTGTTCTATGATGAAGCGGAAGAGTTGTTCATTGGCGGCATGTTCTGGGATGGCCGGGCCACCGGTTGGACATTGGGCGATCCATTGGCCGAGCAGGCGCAGGGTCCGTTCCTGAATGCCCTGGAGCAAAACAATCCGAATCCTCGCCTTGTATGTATCAAAGTGCAGTTCTCGTCGTATGCCTCTTTGTTTGAGGAGGTATGGGGACCTGGCTCGCTGAACTGCGTTTCTGACGTAGCCGGGACCTATGAGCGCATTGCCCGGTCTATTTCCGCTTTCGAGCAATCACCGGCGGTTAATCCTTATTCGTCGAAGTACGACTATTACCTGGCGGGGATGGCGGAGTTGACGCCACAGGAATTGTGGGGGTTGGAGCTATTCGAAGGGGAGGCGATGTGTTCTGCCTGCCATCCAAGTGCAGTAGGGCCGGATGGTGAACCTCCTTTGTTCACCGACTTCACGTACGACAATCTGGGCGTGCCTAAGAATCCGATGAATCCTTTTTATGGGATGCCGGCAAAATGGAATCCCGACGGGGATGAATGGATAGATCAAGGCCTGGGCGGATTCCTGGCGCGTACACCCGAATATGCCAACCTGGCAACAGATAACTATGGCAAGCAGAAAGTTCCCACCCTGCGCAACGTAGATTTGCGTCCGTACGAAGATTTCGCCAAATCTTATGGGCACAATGGTTACTTCAAGTCACTGGAGGAGATCGTCCACTTCTACAACACCAGGGACGTTATGCCCACGTGCGATACGTTGGAAAACCCCGAACCGGGCGTCAACTGCTGGCCCGCTCCGGAGGTGATGGAAAACGTCAATTCAGACGAACTTGGCGATCTGGGATTGTCCTCCGACGAGGAAGCGGCCATTGTGGCCTTCTTGCGGACGCTGAGCGATGGATTCCTACCCTGA
- a CDS encoding Gfo/Idh/MocA family oxidoreductase, producing the protein MSLKAAVIGVGAMGRNHARVYADLPGVTLVGVADVDAAQAQAIAERYNTHAFADYRRLLDKQQPDIVSIATPTVDHLPMALEVIARGIHLLIEKPIAYNVAEGEQIIAAAQAAQVTLAVGHIERFNPAVIALKQQLAANTLGRVFQIDARRQGPFPARVKDVGVVIDLAVHDLDVIRYVSGAEVVRIFAETERQIHSEHEDLLTCLLRLSNGAVGTLAVNWLTPTKIRELLVTGEGGMFRVDYLTQDLYFYENAMTSVTDWHLQLLRGVREGRMIRHVVAKREPLLAELETFVAAARGDGAVAVSGEDGLRALQLAQAVVQSGLEHRVVQTFREAV; encoded by the coding sequence ATGAGCCTGAAAGCAGCCGTGATTGGCGTCGGCGCCATGGGACGCAACCACGCCCGTGTCTACGCCGACCTGCCCGGCGTGACCCTGGTGGGCGTGGCCGACGTGGACGCCGCGCAGGCGCAGGCCATCGCCGAGCGATACAACACACACGCCTTCGCCGATTATCGCCGCCTGTTGGACAAGCAGCAGCCGGACATCGTAAGTATTGCCACGCCCACGGTAGACCACCTGCCCATGGCCCTGGAAGTGATCGCGCGCGGGATTCATCTGCTCATTGAAAAACCGATAGCGTACAACGTGGCCGAGGGGGAACAAATCATCGCCGCCGCGCAAGCGGCTCAGGTCACGCTGGCGGTCGGGCATATTGAACGCTTTAATCCCGCCGTGATTGCCTTGAAACAGCAATTGGCGGCCAACACGTTGGGGCGCGTGTTCCAGATAGACGCACGGCGACAGGGGCCATTTCCCGCCCGCGTGAAGGACGTGGGCGTGGTGATTGACCTGGCCGTTCACGATCTGGACGTGATCCGCTACGTGAGCGGCGCGGAAGTGGTGCGCATTTTCGCGGAAACGGAGCGGCAAATTCACAGCGAGCATGAGGACTTGCTCACCTGCCTGCTGCGTTTGAGCAATGGCGCGGTAGGCACGCTGGCCGTCAACTGGCTCACCCCCACCAAAATCCGCGAACTGCTGGTGACGGGAGAGGGGGGCATGTTCCGCGTGGATTACCTGACGCAGGACCTGTACTTTTATGAAAACGCGATGACCAGCGTGACGGATTGGCACTTGCAGCTCTTGCGCGGCGTGCGCGAGGGGCGCATGATTCGCCACGTGGTCGCCAAGCGGGAGCCGCTACTGGCGGAATTGGAGACGTTTGTGGCCGCTGCGCGGGGCGACGGGGCGGTGGCCGTTTCCGGGGAAGATGGGCTACGGGCGCTACAGTTAGCGCAAGCGGTGGTGCAGTCTGGCCTGGAGCATCGTGTCGTCCAAACCTTCCGGGAAGCTGTTTGA
- a CDS encoding DegT/DnrJ/EryC1/StrS family aminotransferase: protein MIPISKPYIGAEERQAVLAVLDSGYLVQGPVTAQLEEKFATLCGVQHAIATSSGTTALHLALLAHGIGPGDEVITSSFTFIATVNSILYVGATPVFVDIEPDTFNMNPALVEAAVTPRTKAIMPVHLYGLPCDMAAIAAAAARHGLVIIEDAAQAVGARFRGQVTGSFGTGVFSLYATKNVMSAEGGMITTNDTALAEQCRLLRNHGMKRRYYYEMMGYNFRLTNLHAALGVAQMDRLADFTARRRANATYLNAHLRDVMTPRVPAGYEHVWHQYTVRVPAKRDAAAEQLGRNGVGTGIFYPIPAHRQAYVRERIGEVHLPVTGQMAAEVLSLPVHPQLSQADLEKIAYEVNRL, encoded by the coding sequence GTGATACCTATTTCCAAACCCTATATTGGCGCGGAAGAACGGCAGGCCGTGCTGGCGGTGCTGGATTCAGGCTATCTGGTCCAGGGACCCGTGACCGCCCAACTTGAAGAGAAATTCGCCACCCTCTGCGGCGTGCAACACGCCATCGCCACCTCCTCCGGCACCACGGCGCTACATCTGGCCCTGCTGGCGCACGGCATCGGTCCAGGCGACGAAGTGATCACGTCCTCGTTCACCTTCATCGCCACGGTGAATAGCATTTTGTATGTGGGAGCCACGCCCGTGTTTGTGGACATTGAGCCGGACACGTTTAATATGAACCCGGCACTCGTGGAAGCCGCCGTGACGCCGCGCACAAAGGCGATCATGCCCGTGCATCTGTACGGCCTGCCCTGTGATATGGCCGCCATCGCGGCGGCGGCGGCACGGCATGGGCTGGTGATTATCGAAGATGCGGCGCAGGCGGTGGGAGCGCGCTTCCGCGGGCAGGTGACCGGGAGTTTTGGCACGGGCGTGTTTAGCCTGTATGCCACGAAAAATGTGATGTCGGCGGAGGGGGGGATGATTACGACGAATGATACCGCGCTGGCGGAGCAGTGCCGACTACTGCGGAATCATGGCATGAAGCGGCGCTATTATTACGAGATGATGGGGTACAATTTTCGGTTGACGAATCTGCACGCGGCTTTGGGCGTGGCGCAGATGGACCGGTTGGCGGATTTTACGGCGCGGCGGCGGGCGAATGCGACGTATCTCAACGCCCATTTGCGCGATGTGATGACGCCACGGGTTCCGGCGGGCTATGAGCATGTCTGGCATCAATATACGGTGCGCGTGCCGGCAAAACGCGATGCCGCCGCGGAACAATTGGGACGCAATGGGGTGGGCACCGGTATCTTCTACCCCATTCCCGCCCACCGACAAGCCTATGTGCGCGAGCGCATTGGCGAGGTCCATTTGCCCGTCACCGGGCAAATGGCCGCCGAAGTCCTCTCCCTGCCTGTTCATCCCCAGTTGAGCCAGGCCGACCTGGAGAAAATCGCCTACGAGGTAAACCGACTATGA